The Amycolatopsis sp. DG1A-15b genome window below encodes:
- a CDS encoding sugar ABC transporter permease, with translation MTSTAAPPAPVPARRAPAARRPRRKWRGWLFVAPFMLVFALTFIAPVVYAFVLSLYRDQAFFGGTVFVGADNYLQVFGDPKFWEAFRRVLLFLAVQVPIMLVLALIAALAIDSARLHAAGFFRIVIFLPYAVPAVVAALMWGFIYGDHFGLAADLNHLLGTAIAPLSPSWLLTSIGNIVTWEFVGYNMLIFYSALKVIPKELFEAAAIDGAGTFRTIVSVKLPAIRGAIVVATIFSIIGSFQLFNEPNIMRNLVPNTIGTFYTPNMYAYNLSFNGQQYNYSATVAIVMGVITAVIAYVVQLRGSRKEM, from the coding sequence ATGACGTCCACAGCGGCTCCGCCCGCCCCGGTGCCGGCGCGCCGGGCGCCCGCGGCCCGCCGGCCGCGGCGGAAATGGCGGGGCTGGCTCTTCGTCGCCCCCTTCATGCTGGTGTTCGCGCTGACCTTCATCGCGCCGGTCGTGTACGCGTTCGTGCTCAGCCTCTACCGCGACCAGGCCTTCTTCGGTGGCACCGTGTTCGTCGGCGCCGACAACTACCTCCAGGTCTTCGGCGACCCGAAGTTCTGGGAGGCCTTCCGGCGGGTGCTGCTGTTCCTCGCCGTGCAGGTGCCGATCATGCTGGTGCTCGCGCTGATCGCGGCGCTGGCCATCGACAGCGCCCGGCTGCACGCCGCCGGGTTCTTCCGGATCGTGATCTTCCTGCCGTACGCGGTCCCCGCCGTGGTCGCCGCGCTGATGTGGGGCTTCATCTACGGTGACCACTTCGGACTCGCGGCCGACCTGAACCACCTGCTCGGCACCGCGATAGCGCCGTTGTCGCCGAGCTGGCTGCTCACCTCGATCGGCAACATCGTCACGTGGGAGTTCGTGGGCTACAACATGCTCATCTTCTACTCCGCGCTGAAGGTGATCCCCAAGGAGCTGTTCGAGGCGGCCGCGATCGACGGCGCCGGGACGTTCCGCACGATCGTGTCCGTCAAGCTCCCCGCGATCCGGGGCGCCATCGTGGTCGCGACGATCTTCTCGATCATCGGCAGCTTCCAGCTGTTCAACGAGCCGAACATCATGCGCAACCTGGTGCCGAACACGATCGGCACCTTCTACACGCCGAACATGTACGCCTACAACCTTTCCTTCAACGGGCAGCAGTACAACTACTCCGCCACCGTCGCGATCGTGATGGGCGTGATCACCGCGGTCATCGCCTACGTCGTGCAGCTGCGCGGCTCCCGGAAGGAGATGTGA
- a CDS encoding RICIN domain-containing protein, translated as MNLRRLLTVLCVPIVATGLAAAPAEAATAVTVKPDPTYRQQPFDGWGASLAWMAEATGGYPDAVRNKLADLVFGPDGLNLNIARFNVGGGNAPDVPSYLRAGAAVPGWWKAPAGTTRADKDWWTPGNPAEFDPKADPNQRWWLDKIKNRVTKWEAFSNSPPYFQTVSGYVSGGFNATDEQLRSDKIGDFTAYLTQVVRTLERAHGIKFASVNPLNEPNTNYWKTTLGADGNPTGGRQEGAHIGPSVQSQLIPAMAGALKAAGSRAIVSAPDETNPDIFAADWAGWSADARAAAGRLNVHTYGTGNRPVPRDLAKGADKPLWMSEVGGSWLDRQDFTDMDPGLGMAKQITDDLRLLEPSAWVSWQPIEDYNNMKPGGESAAGMNWGEIQVPFDCPKNATLQTCQIKTNTKFNTMRNFTHYIRPGDRLVGVNDTASTAAMRGEDLATVVHTNAGTDAQDVTLDLSGFRNVRPGASVTPVVTDVTGALKRGKPVRVTAGKATLRVPARSVTSFLVDGVSSTAPGTGLGSGKPVTFTGVQSGKSLSAENGSLVQRTTDASAAAQRWTLTDRTGRYGSRDRFTITNAGTGQVLSTSGGAVTLAAAGTCDPAAQWTLSTTGDGTWTFVNAASGQLLDVTSESREDGARIGLYKPTNGSNQRWQASTR; from the coding sequence ATGAACCTGCGGCGTTTGCTCACCGTCCTTTGTGTACCGATTGTCGCGACCGGTCTGGCCGCGGCGCCGGCGGAAGCGGCCACCGCCGTCACCGTCAAGCCGGACCCCACCTACCGGCAGCAGCCGTTCGACGGCTGGGGCGCCAGCTTGGCGTGGATGGCCGAGGCGACCGGCGGCTACCCCGACGCCGTCCGGAACAAGCTCGCGGACCTGGTCTTCGGCCCCGACGGGCTGAACCTGAACATCGCCCGGTTCAACGTCGGCGGCGGCAACGCCCCCGACGTCCCGTCGTACCTGCGTGCGGGCGCCGCGGTGCCGGGCTGGTGGAAGGCGCCGGCCGGCACCACCCGCGCCGACAAGGACTGGTGGACACCGGGCAACCCGGCCGAGTTCGACCCGAAGGCCGACCCGAACCAGCGCTGGTGGCTGGACAAGATCAAGAACCGCGTCACGAAGTGGGAGGCGTTCAGCAACTCGCCGCCGTACTTCCAGACCGTGTCCGGGTACGTCTCGGGCGGCTTCAACGCCACCGACGAGCAGCTTCGCTCCGACAAGATCGGCGACTTCACCGCGTACCTGACGCAGGTGGTGCGCACCCTCGAACGCGCGCACGGCATCAAGTTCGCGTCGGTGAACCCGCTGAACGAGCCGAACACGAACTACTGGAAGACCACGCTCGGCGCCGACGGCAACCCGACCGGCGGGCGGCAGGAAGGCGCGCACATCGGGCCGTCGGTCCAGTCGCAGCTGATCCCGGCGATGGCCGGGGCCCTCAAGGCGGCCGGTTCGCGGGCGATCGTCTCCGCGCCCGACGAGACCAACCCGGACATCTTCGCCGCGGACTGGGCCGGCTGGTCGGCCGACGCCCGCGCCGCGGCGGGCCGGCTCAACGTGCACACCTACGGCACCGGCAACCGGCCCGTCCCGCGCGACCTGGCCAAGGGCGCGGACAAGCCGTTGTGGATGAGCGAGGTCGGCGGCAGCTGGCTGGACCGCCAGGACTTCACGGACATGGACCCCGGCCTCGGCATGGCCAAGCAGATCACCGACGACCTGCGGCTGCTCGAGCCGAGCGCGTGGGTCAGCTGGCAGCCGATCGAGGACTACAACAACATGAAGCCGGGCGGGGAGTCCGCGGCCGGGATGAACTGGGGCGAGATCCAGGTCCCGTTCGACTGCCCGAAGAACGCCACGCTGCAGACCTGCCAGATCAAGACGAACACGAAGTTCAACACCATGCGCAACTTCACCCACTACATCCGGCCGGGTGACCGGCTGGTCGGGGTGAACGACACCGCGTCGACGGCCGCGATGCGCGGCGAGGACCTGGCGACGGTCGTGCACACCAACGCGGGTACCGACGCCCAGGACGTCACGCTGGACCTGTCCGGCTTCCGGAACGTCCGTCCGGGTGCGTCGGTGACGCCGGTCGTCACCGACGTCACCGGGGCGCTGAAGCGGGGCAAGCCGGTGCGGGTGACCGCGGGCAAGGCGACGCTGCGGGTGCCGGCGCGTTCGGTGACGAGCTTCCTCGTCGACGGCGTCTCCTCGACGGCGCCCGGCACGGGCCTCGGCTCGGGCAAGCCGGTCACCTTCACCGGCGTGCAGAGCGGCAAGTCCCTCTCGGCGGAGAACGGCTCGCTGGTGCAGCGCACGACGGACGCTTCGGCAGCGGCGCAGCGCTGGACGCTCACCGACCGCACGGGCCGCTACGGCAGCCGCGACCGGTTCACCATCACCAACGCGGGCACGGGCCAGGTGCTCAGCACGTCCGGCGGCGCGGTGACGCTGGCCGCGGCGGGCACGTGCGACCCGGCGGCGCAGTGGACGCTGTCCACGACCGGTGACGGCACCTGGACGTTCGTCAACGCGGCGAGCGGCCAGCTGCTCGACGTCACGAGCGAGTCCCGCGAGGACGGCGCCCGGATCGGCCTGTACAAGCCGACCAACGGGTCCAACCAGCGCTGGCAGGCCAGCACCCGCTGA
- a CDS encoding alpha-L-arabinofuranosidase C-terminal domain-containing protein, whose amino-acid sequence MTVDIEGDAGQVIGPVPRRLFGSFVEHMGRSVYTGLYEPGHSTADERGFRGDVLELVRELGPTVLRYPGGNFVSGYRWEDGVGPAETRPVRLDPAWHSVESNRFGLHEFVAWAEAAGAEVMYAVNLGTRGIQEAADVLEYCNHAGGTELSERRRANGADRPFGFKLWCLGNEMDGPWQIGHKTADEYGRLAAETARLMRMIDPGVELVVAGSSHADMPTFGSWERTVLRHTAELVDHISLHAYYQELHGDTDSYLASAAALDRYIATTAGVIDETLAELGLDKKIGISVDEWNVWDLRRWNEVDQAELAAGGWRQHPRIIEDTYTVTDAVVVGSLLSSLLRNVDRVTMANQAQLVNVIAPIRSEPGGPAWRQTTFHPFRQVAALAGGESLRLAVEGERLRTAQHGEVDLVDAAATIEESGRGAVFLTNRATASPTEVRIRLRGARFGVYAAETLTTPDGETRHTVNTADAQPVRPVPLPGTVATSDPGGTTITVTLPPLSWTVLQLTPQAAPNA is encoded by the coding sequence ATGACCGTCGACATCGAAGGTGACGCGGGCCAGGTCATCGGCCCGGTCCCGCGTCGCCTCTTCGGCTCGTTCGTCGAGCACATGGGCCGGTCGGTCTACACCGGGCTGTACGAGCCGGGCCACTCCACAGCCGACGAGCGCGGGTTCCGCGGCGACGTGCTGGAGCTGGTCCGGGAACTCGGGCCGACCGTGCTCCGCTACCCCGGTGGCAACTTCGTCTCCGGCTACCGCTGGGAAGACGGCGTCGGACCGGCCGAAACCCGGCCGGTCCGGCTGGATCCGGCGTGGCACAGCGTGGAATCCAACCGCTTCGGCCTGCACGAATTCGTCGCGTGGGCCGAAGCCGCGGGTGCCGAGGTGATGTACGCCGTCAACCTCGGCACCCGCGGCATCCAGGAAGCGGCCGACGTCCTGGAGTACTGCAACCACGCCGGTGGCACGGAACTGAGCGAGCGGCGGCGCGCGAACGGCGCCGACCGCCCGTTCGGGTTCAAGCTGTGGTGCCTGGGCAACGAGATGGACGGCCCGTGGCAGATCGGCCACAAGACGGCCGACGAGTACGGCCGCCTGGCCGCCGAGACCGCCCGGCTGATGCGGATGATCGACCCCGGTGTCGAGCTGGTCGTCGCGGGCAGCTCGCACGCCGACATGCCGACGTTCGGCTCGTGGGAGCGCACGGTGCTGCGCCACACCGCCGAGCTGGTCGACCACATCTCGCTGCACGCCTACTACCAGGAGCTGCACGGCGACACCGACAGCTACCTGGCCAGCGCGGCTGCGCTGGACCGCTACATCGCCACGACGGCCGGGGTGATCGACGAAACCCTCGCGGAGCTGGGGCTCGACAAGAAGATCGGGATCAGCGTCGACGAGTGGAACGTCTGGGACCTGCGCCGCTGGAACGAGGTCGACCAGGCGGAGCTCGCCGCGGGCGGCTGGCGGCAGCACCCGCGGATCATCGAGGACACCTACACCGTCACCGACGCGGTCGTCGTCGGCTCGCTGCTGAGTTCCCTGCTGCGCAACGTCGACCGCGTGACCATGGCGAACCAGGCCCAGCTGGTGAACGTCATCGCACCGATCCGCTCCGAGCCCGGCGGCCCGGCGTGGCGGCAGACGACGTTCCACCCGTTCCGGCAGGTCGCCGCGCTGGCCGGTGGGGAGAGCCTCCGCCTGGCCGTCGAAGGCGAGCGGCTCCGGACCGCGCAGCACGGCGAAGTCGACCTCGTCGACGCCGCCGCGACGATCGAGGAGTCCGGGCGCGGGGCGGTGTTCCTCACCAACCGCGCGACGGCGTCGCCGACCGAAGTCCGGATCCGCCTGCGCGGCGCCCGGTTCGGCGTCTACGCCGCCGAAACCCTGACCACACCGGACGGCGAGACCCGCCACACCGTGAACACCGCCGACGCACAACCGGTCCGGCCGGTGCCGCTACCCGGCACGGTCGCGACGTCCGATCCCGGGGGGACCACCATCACCGTGACACTGCCACCGCTGTCCTGGACCGTGCTCCAGCTGACCCCGCAGGCGGCCCCGAATGCCTGA
- a CDS encoding sugar ABC transporter substrate-binding protein: MSRFRTRAKAAAVVALAAALAVGCSSGGSSSAPAAATGTQDSVDAALKAGGEITYWSWTPSAKDQVAAFQKEYPNVKVNYVNAGTNKEEYTKLQNAIKAGSGAPDVAQIEYYALPQFALTDSLADLNQFGFGSFEKDYSASTWAQVKNGNGIYGLPQDSGPMALFYNKEVFDKNGITVPKTWDEYIAAAKKLHAADPTKYMTSDTGDPGAVLSMIWQAGGHPFTVDGRNVKVNLADAGTKKWTAMWDQMIQGKLLAPVKEWSDDWFRALGDGTISSLVTGAWMPGNFISSVPGASGKWAVAPMPTYDGQKAVTAENGGSAQSVVKQSKNPALAAGFVRWLNHAGGVQPFIKSGGFPSTTADLTSPAFVDEAVPYFGGQKINQVLTQASKDVAPGWTYLPYQTYANSVFSDTAGKAYLNATPLDAGLAAWQQAIVDYGNQQGFTVSAG, encoded by the coding sequence ATGTCAAGATTCCGCACCCGCGCCAAGGCGGCCGCCGTCGTGGCGCTGGCCGCCGCGCTGGCGGTCGGCTGCTCGTCCGGGGGCTCGTCCTCCGCGCCCGCCGCTGCCACCGGCACCCAGGATTCCGTCGACGCCGCGCTGAAGGCCGGCGGCGAGATCACGTACTGGAGCTGGACCCCCTCGGCCAAGGACCAGGTGGCCGCGTTCCAGAAGGAATACCCGAACGTCAAGGTCAACTACGTCAACGCGGGCACCAACAAGGAGGAGTACACCAAGCTCCAGAACGCGATCAAGGCCGGCTCGGGTGCCCCTGACGTCGCCCAGATCGAGTACTACGCCCTCCCGCAGTTCGCGCTGACCGATTCACTGGCCGACCTCAACCAGTTCGGTTTCGGGTCGTTCGAGAAGGACTACAGCGCCTCGACGTGGGCGCAGGTCAAGAACGGCAACGGGATCTACGGCCTGCCGCAGGACTCCGGCCCGATGGCCCTGTTCTACAACAAGGAAGTCTTCGACAAGAACGGCATCACCGTCCCGAAGACGTGGGACGAGTACATCGCCGCGGCGAAGAAGCTGCACGCCGCCGACCCCACCAAGTACATGACCTCGGACACCGGTGACCCCGGGGCCGTGCTGAGCATGATCTGGCAGGCCGGTGGGCACCCGTTCACCGTCGACGGCCGGAACGTGAAGGTCAACCTCGCCGACGCGGGCACCAAGAAGTGGACCGCGATGTGGGACCAGATGATCCAGGGCAAGCTGCTCGCCCCGGTCAAGGAGTGGTCCGACGACTGGTTCCGCGCTCTCGGCGACGGCACCATCTCGTCCCTGGTCACCGGCGCCTGGATGCCGGGCAACTTCATCTCTTCGGTGCCCGGTGCCAGCGGGAAGTGGGCCGTGGCACCGATGCCGACCTACGACGGCCAGAAGGCGGTCACCGCGGAGAACGGCGGCAGCGCCCAGTCGGTCGTCAAGCAGAGCAAGAACCCGGCCCTGGCCGCGGGTTTCGTGCGCTGGCTCAACCACGCCGGCGGCGTTCAGCCGTTCATCAAGAGCGGCGGCTTCCCGTCCACCACGGCCGACCTGACCTCGCCCGCGTTCGTCGACGAGGCGGTGCCGTACTTCGGCGGCCAGAAGATCAACCAGGTGCTGACCCAGGCGTCGAAGGACGTCGCGCCGGGCTGGACCTACCTGCCGTACCAGACCTACGCCAACAGCGTCTTCAGCGACACCGCCGGCAAGGCCTACCTGAACGCCACCCCGCTCGACGCCGGGCTGGCAGCCTGGCAGCAGGCCATCGTCGACTACGGCAACCAGCAGGGCTTCACGGTCAGCGCGGGATGA
- a CDS encoding carbohydrate ABC transporter permease, whose translation MATFSVTNPRKSRVLTGFMALYLLYTLVPLVWLVINASKTQPALFSTSGLSFGGPFALFDNIGQTFTYNGGIFFRWLGNTLLYVVVGAGGATILATAAGYGLAKYRFPGRRSVFAVVLGAVAVPPTALAVPTFLMFSKLGLTNTPWAVLIPSLISPFGLYLIWVYAADAIPDELLEAARIDGAGEIRIFLTVTLRQLVPGIITVALFTMVQTWNNYFLPLIMLSEPKWYPLTVGLNQWSAQANGAGAQPIFNLVLTGSLLTIIPLVVAFLLMQRFWQSGLSAGSVKQ comes from the coding sequence GTGGCCACGTTCTCGGTGACCAACCCCCGCAAGTCGCGTGTCCTCACCGGCTTCATGGCGCTCTACCTGCTCTACACCCTGGTTCCCCTGGTGTGGCTGGTGATCAACGCGAGCAAGACCCAGCCGGCGCTGTTCTCGACGTCGGGACTGTCCTTCGGCGGCCCGTTCGCGCTGTTCGACAACATCGGCCAGACGTTCACCTACAACGGCGGGATCTTCTTCCGCTGGCTCGGGAACACCCTGCTGTACGTGGTGGTCGGGGCCGGCGGCGCGACGATCCTCGCCACCGCGGCGGGATACGGGCTGGCCAAGTACCGCTTCCCCGGCCGCCGCTCGGTGTTCGCCGTCGTCCTCGGGGCCGTGGCCGTGCCGCCGACCGCGCTGGCCGTGCCGACGTTCCTGATGTTCAGCAAGCTCGGGCTGACCAACACGCCGTGGGCGGTCCTCATCCCGTCGCTGATCAGCCCGTTCGGCCTGTACCTGATCTGGGTCTACGCCGCCGACGCCATCCCGGACGAGCTGCTGGAAGCGGCGCGGATCGACGGTGCCGGCGAGATCCGGATCTTCCTCACCGTGACCTTGCGCCAGCTGGTCCCCGGGATCATCACCGTCGCGCTGTTCACGATGGTGCAGACGTGGAACAACTACTTCCTGCCGCTGATCATGCTCAGCGAGCCGAAGTGGTACCCGCTGACCGTCGGGCTCAACCAGTGGAGCGCCCAGGCCAACGGCGCCGGCGCCCAGCCGATCTTCAACCTGGTCCTCACCGGGTCGTTGCTCACCATCATCCCCCTAGTCGTCGCTTTCCTGCTCATGCAACGGTTCTGGCAGTCCGGGCTGAGCGCCGGCAGCGTCAAGCAGTAA
- a CDS encoding DUF3140 domain-containing protein — protein sequence MDNPAVDDELWAEFHRVVNMTSRELEDWLRTRDAGPETEPLPDEAGPPTGHQVLGVLRKRRSDVDGRDADVMRKVVDRVHSERRDDLEPTAGEAHWRHRLMSLDHDPLKPA from the coding sequence ATGGACAATCCGGCTGTTGACGACGAGCTGTGGGCGGAGTTCCACCGGGTGGTGAACATGACCTCGCGCGAGCTGGAGGACTGGCTCCGCACGCGCGACGCGGGCCCGGAGACCGAGCCGCTCCCCGACGAGGCGGGCCCGCCGACGGGCCACCAGGTCCTGGGCGTCCTGCGCAAGCGGCGGTCCGACGTGGACGGCCGCGACGCGGACGTGATGCGGAAGGTGGTCGACCGGGTGCACTCCGAGCGCCGCGACGACCTGGAACCCACCGCCGGCGAGGCCCACTGGCGCCACCGCCTGATGTCGCTCGACCACGACCCGCTCAAACCCGCCTGA
- a CDS encoding GAF and ANTAR domain-containing protein → MAERVDELNAVLADLVGVLESMSDTPGLLEAVCGEAVRVVPDADLASILVVRDGVTQTAAFTDERARRIDDVQYAAGDGPGLLAALTGEVVRVAVAETGDQWPEFVAAAKELGVGSYLAVPLRVDDTLVGAITLFGFETHGYHEFDTKVLRLFTLCVETVLRLTRRYREARRLADELRNAMETRAVIEQAKGMLMLIHRVTEDAAMHRLIVESQHTNIKLRDVAARFTKRMSSADGGTARH, encoded by the coding sequence ATGGCGGAGCGGGTCGACGAGCTGAACGCCGTGCTGGCCGATCTCGTCGGGGTCCTCGAATCGATGTCCGACACGCCGGGGCTGCTCGAGGCGGTCTGCGGCGAAGCGGTCCGGGTGGTCCCGGACGCGGACCTGGCCAGCATCCTGGTCGTCCGCGACGGCGTGACCCAGACCGCGGCCTTCACGGACGAGCGAGCCCGGCGCATCGACGACGTCCAGTACGCCGCGGGCGACGGGCCCGGCCTGCTCGCGGCGCTGACGGGTGAAGTCGTGCGGGTGGCGGTCGCGGAGACGGGCGATCAGTGGCCCGAATTCGTGGCGGCGGCCAAGGAACTCGGCGTGGGCAGCTACCTGGCGGTCCCGCTGCGGGTGGACGACACCCTGGTGGGCGCGATCACGCTGTTCGGCTTCGAGACCCACGGCTACCACGAGTTCGACACGAAGGTGTTGCGGCTGTTCACGTTGTGCGTGGAGACGGTGTTGCGGCTGACCCGCCGCTACCGGGAGGCCAGAAGACTCGCGGACGAGCTGCGCAACGCGATGGAGACGCGCGCGGTGATCGAGCAGGCCAAGGGCATGCTGATGCTGATCCACCGGGTCACCGAGGACGCGGCGATGCACCGCCTGATCGTGGAGTCCCAGCACACGAACATCAAGCTGCGGGACGTGGCGGCCCGCTTCACGAAGAGGATGAGCTCGGCGGACGGGGGCACGGCCCGGCACTGA
- a CDS encoding LacI family DNA-binding transcriptional regulator yields MTVPRQTATSSASGHAARRRGPSMADVAREAGVSGQTVSRVANGKTNVDDATRERVLDAMRRIGYRPNSAARALRNGQFRSIGVIISALPTFGNSRTLDAIAAAVVPEGFSIILMPVTRPTQGEVTGAFSTLNEQAVDGVIILIEQHQLDQSEIELPHGLPVVVIDSSARYDYPVVDNDQADGAARATSHLLDLGHSTVWHIAGPPQSYSAERRRRSWQATLERASRPVPPVLVGDWSPESGYQAGLRLAADPAVTAVFAANDQMALGLLRALHETGRGVPSEVSVVGFDDMEESAHFWPPLTTIRQSFEAVGRHAVEALLAEIETGTEAGEPVLLPTELVIRSSTAPPRA; encoded by the coding sequence GTGACCGTGCCGCGCCAGACAGCGACCTCGTCCGCATCCGGCCACGCCGCCCGGCGCCGGGGGCCGTCGATGGCGGACGTGGCCCGCGAGGCGGGCGTGTCGGGCCAGACTGTCTCGCGCGTCGCGAACGGGAAGACCAATGTGGACGATGCCACGCGCGAACGGGTCCTGGACGCGATGCGCCGGATCGGCTACCGGCCGAACAGCGCGGCGCGCGCCCTGCGCAACGGCCAGTTCCGCAGCATCGGCGTGATCATTTCGGCGCTCCCGACGTTCGGCAACAGCCGCACGCTCGACGCCATCGCGGCGGCGGTCGTCCCGGAGGGGTTCTCGATCATCTTGATGCCGGTGACGCGCCCGACGCAGGGCGAGGTGACGGGGGCGTTCAGCACGTTGAACGAGCAGGCCGTCGACGGCGTCATCATCCTCATCGAGCAGCACCAGCTCGACCAAAGCGAGATCGAACTGCCGCACGGGCTCCCGGTGGTGGTGATCGATTCCAGCGCCCGCTACGACTACCCGGTGGTGGACAACGACCAGGCCGACGGAGCCGCGAGGGCGACCAGCCACCTGCTCGATCTGGGCCACTCGACGGTCTGGCACATCGCGGGCCCGCCGCAGTCGTATTCGGCCGAGCGCCGCCGGAGGTCGTGGCAGGCCACGTTGGAGCGGGCGAGCCGCCCGGTACCGCCGGTCCTGGTCGGCGACTGGTCACCGGAGTCGGGCTACCAGGCGGGTTTGCGCCTGGCGGCGGACCCGGCGGTGACGGCGGTGTTCGCGGCGAACGACCAGATGGCACTGGGCCTGCTGCGCGCGCTGCACGAAACCGGCCGCGGGGTGCCGTCCGAAGTGAGCGTGGTCGGCTTCGACGACATGGAGGAGTCAGCCCACTTCTGGCCCCCGTTGACCACGATCCGCCAGTCCTTCGAGGCGGTGGGCCGCCACGCGGTGGAGGCCCTCCTGGCCGAAATCGAGACCGGCACCGAAGCCGGCGAACCGGTCCTGCTGCCGACGGAGCTGGTCATCCGCTCGAGCACCGCCCCACCTCGCGCTTGA
- a CDS encoding beta-galactosidase family protein translates to MPEFAIGEHDFLLDGRPFRILSGALHYFRVHPDLWADRIDKARRMGLNTIETYVAWNAHAPEPGTFDLTGGLDLDRFLRLVADAGMYAIVRPGPYICAEWDNGGLPAWLFRDPTVGVRRYEPKYLDAVREYLTKVYEVVVPHQIDRGGPVLLVQVENEYGAFGDDKRYLKALAEHTRESGVTVPLTTVDQPTPEMLEAGSLDGLHRTASFGSGAEARLAILRAHQPTGPLMCSEFWNGWFDHWGAHHHTTSAADSAAELDALLAAGASVNLYMFHGGTNFGLTNGANDKGVYQPLITSYDYDAPLDEAGDPTPKYHAFRDVIARYHKVPDTVPPPARPAPTPAGVLRDPVRLLDAPDRWGTWEFHEDLPAFDELTPMPQLALLRTAVEGDRPGVLTFGEVRDRATVFFDGDLVGTLSRDHHERAIPLPRARGELLVLVEDQGRVDYGPRIGEAKGIIGGASLRGEPLTGWDVLPLDLAALPSLRPASPESVASPVAGPVVLRTEIDLDEPADLFLDTGEWGKGVAWLNGFALGRYWRRGPQRTLYVPRPVVRAGANELVVLELGTMLDPAARFVPRPLLGHTEA, encoded by the coding sequence ATGCCTGAGTTCGCCATCGGGGAGCACGACTTCCTGCTCGACGGCCGTCCGTTCCGCATCCTTTCGGGGGCCCTGCACTACTTCCGGGTGCACCCGGACCTGTGGGCCGACCGGATCGACAAGGCCCGGCGGATGGGGCTCAACACCATCGAGACGTACGTGGCGTGGAACGCGCACGCCCCCGAACCCGGCACGTTCGACCTGACGGGCGGCCTCGACCTCGACCGCTTCCTGCGGCTCGTCGCCGACGCCGGGATGTACGCGATCGTGCGGCCCGGCCCGTACATCTGCGCCGAGTGGGACAACGGCGGGCTGCCGGCGTGGCTGTTCCGCGACCCGACGGTCGGGGTGCGCCGGTACGAGCCGAAGTACCTGGACGCGGTGCGCGAGTACCTGACGAAGGTCTACGAGGTCGTCGTCCCGCACCAGATCGACCGCGGCGGACCGGTGCTGCTGGTCCAGGTGGAGAACGAATACGGCGCGTTCGGCGACGACAAGCGCTACCTGAAAGCGCTTGCCGAGCACACGCGCGAGTCCGGCGTCACCGTGCCACTGACCACAGTGGACCAGCCGACGCCGGAGATGCTGGAAGCGGGCAGCCTCGACGGGCTGCACCGCACCGCGTCGTTCGGGTCCGGCGCCGAGGCGCGGCTGGCGATCCTGCGCGCGCACCAGCCGACCGGGCCGCTGATGTGCAGCGAGTTCTGGAACGGCTGGTTCGACCACTGGGGCGCGCACCACCACACGACGTCGGCCGCGGATTCGGCGGCGGAGCTCGACGCGCTGCTCGCCGCGGGTGCCTCGGTCAACCTGTACATGTTCCACGGCGGCACCAACTTCGGCCTCACCAACGGCGCCAACGACAAGGGCGTCTACCAGCCGCTGATCACCTCCTACGACTACGACGCGCCGCTGGACGAAGCCGGCGACCCGACGCCGAAGTACCACGCCTTCCGCGACGTGATCGCCCGCTACCACAAGGTGCCCGACACCGTCCCGCCGCCGGCTCGGCCTGCGCCGACGCCTGCTGGCGTGCTGCGGGACCCCGTCCGGCTGCTCGACGCCCCGGACCGCTGGGGCACCTGGGAGTTCCACGAGGACCTGCCGGCGTTCGACGAGCTGACGCCGATGCCGCAGCTCGCGCTGCTGCGCACGGCCGTCGAGGGCGACCGGCCCGGGGTGCTCACCTTCGGCGAGGTCCGCGACCGCGCCACGGTGTTCTTCGACGGCGACCTCGTCGGGACGCTCAGCCGGGACCACCACGAGCGCGCGATCCCGCTGCCGCGCGCCCGCGGCGAGCTGCTGGTGCTGGTCGAAGACCAGGGCCGCGTCGACTACGGCCCCCGCATCGGCGAGGCGAAGGGCATCATCGGCGGGGCGTCGCTGCGCGGCGAGCCGCTGACCGGCTGGGACGTGCTGCCGCTCGACCTGGCCGCGCTGCCTTCGCTGCGTCCTGCGTCGCCGGAGTCCGTGGCGAGCCCGGTGGCCGGGCCGGTGGTGCTGCGCACCGAGATCGACCTCGACGAGCCCGCCGACCTCTTCCTCGACACCGGGGAGTGGGGCAAGGGCGTGGCGTGGCTCAACGGGTTCGCGCTCGGCCGCTACTGGCGGCGCGGGCCGCAACGGACGTTGTACGTGCCGCGCCCGGTGGTCCGGGCCGGTGCCAACGAACTCGTCGTGCTCGAACTCGGCACGATGCTCGACCCCGCGGCCCGGTTCGTGCCGCGGCCGCTGCTCGGCCACACCGAGGCCTAG